From a single Bryobacter aggregatus MPL3 genomic region:
- a CDS encoding putative oxidoreductase C-terminal domain-containing protein, giving the protein MIKLMHDAPRLSRFLLVALMAVQNLSSQSPARLIVLDPGHFHASLLQKEMYPELHPQVSVYAPLGPELLDYLNRISLFNNRPVNPTTWQLDIHTAADSFGAMLRDKAGDLVVFSGKNRAKIGRVLDSLSAGLHVLADKPWIIDASQMPQLEQALDRASQKGLAAYDIMTERYEVTSQLQRVLVNLPAVFGRQVPGDAENPGVKAFSVHHIMKTVAGLPLRRPTWFFDVEEYGEGLADVGTHPVDLIQWTLFPDQVLDYKQDIKMLSGKREAVPITKAQFEQVTGAKEFPASLAEQTQNGVLHYYCNNYIAYTLRGVHVKLDVLWKWEAAPGTGDVYEAIFRGTKANVELRQRATEHSIPELYVVPVAAHRAEVFAALDRAVAGLQSRWPGLRASHNEKEARIEIPAVFRVGHEDHFAQVARHFFSYMKDATTMPAWERGYMLAKYFVTTKGVELGRQHNP; this is encoded by the coding sequence ATGATCAAATTGATGCATGATGCTCCGCGACTTTCCCGTTTTCTGCTGGTGGCGCTGATGGCTGTACAGAATCTCTCCAGCCAATCGCCTGCGCGTCTGATCGTTCTCGATCCCGGACACTTTCACGCGAGCCTCTTACAGAAGGAGATGTATCCGGAGCTGCATCCGCAGGTCAGCGTCTATGCGCCGCTTGGTCCCGAGTTGCTGGACTATCTCAACCGGATCTCGCTGTTCAACAACAGACCTGTAAACCCAACCACGTGGCAGCTCGACATCCACACAGCGGCCGATTCCTTCGGCGCCATGTTACGCGACAAGGCCGGCGATCTGGTTGTCTTCTCTGGTAAGAATCGAGCGAAAATTGGCCGCGTTCTCGATTCGCTCTCTGCTGGTCTCCATGTGCTGGCCGACAAGCCCTGGATCATCGATGCCAGCCAGATGCCGCAGTTGGAGCAGGCTCTCGACCGCGCCAGCCAGAAGGGTCTCGCCGCCTACGACATCATGACGGAACGCTACGAGGTCACCTCACAACTCCAGCGAGTGCTCGTCAATCTTCCTGCAGTCTTCGGCCGGCAAGTGCCAGGCGACGCCGAAAACCCCGGCGTGAAGGCATTCAGCGTGCATCACATCATGAAAACAGTGGCGGGACTTCCTCTCCGGCGTCCCACCTGGTTCTTTGATGTTGAAGAGTATGGCGAAGGTCTCGCCGATGTCGGCACCCATCCCGTCGACCTCATCCAGTGGACTTTGTTTCCCGATCAGGTTCTCGACTACAAGCAAGACATCAAGATGCTGTCCGGCAAGAGGGAAGCAGTACCCATCACGAAAGCGCAGTTTGAACAGGTCACCGGCGCAAAAGAATTTCCAGCCTCACTTGCAGAACAAACCCAAAACGGCGTCCTCCATTATTACTGCAACAACTACATTGCGTACACGTTACGCGGTGTCCATGTGAAGCTCGACGTCTTGTGGAAGTGGGAAGCAGCACCCGGAACCGGCGATGTCTATGAAGCCATCTTCCGCGGCACGAAGGCGAATGTAGAACTCCGCCAGAGGGCGACAGAGCATTCAATTCCGGAACTCTATGTCGTCCCCGTTGCAGCCCATCGAGCCGAAGTGTTTGCGGCTCTTGACCGCGCAGTTGCCGGCCTCCAATCCCGCTGGCCCGGCCTCCGAGCGTCACACAATGAGAAGGAAGCCCGGATCGAGATTCCGGCTGTATTCCGGGTTGGGCATGAAGACCACTTCGCTCAAGTAGCCCGTCATTTTTTCTCTTACATGAAAGACGCAACTACGATGCCCGCCTGGGAGCGCGGCTATATGTTGGCGAAGTACTTTGTCACGACAAAAGGTGTGGAGCTCGGGCGGCAACACAACCCATAA
- a CDS encoding glycosyltransferase family 39 protein, which yields MSETNDESRSWIAQVPLQVYGGLLAYFAVLFCLLDLQTLWLDELLQLLGTHSGTFEHVDVITRTGVASVPLGWMPQLLAIRILGYSVEVARLPSVLFSVALGFTVYLTARELRIRYPLLATSILLLLPLQFRYAIEARPYLQALFLSALASYLFLRILRSASLSWYFAYLLVLIAGLYSQPFTIFTACSHVAWLLLWCRNPKLLVQIGGAVLLALLSFLPWYLYASPMWQKVIQAEGFHLSVSAKIPLMILRELTGAGYLGALCLIGLAGYGLRQGAMRLEFRRLLLVSSILPIFCVVSVDATFSYFLAIRQMSFILPPLVLLAAEGLSGILQSPRRKLGLALLGLLLLIFMIANVQWLRKPRENWALAAATMHQSQVEHAACTVAVPATTLPVYALFEASLLERACTPDRVPAGNVVLATSPYASETDKKNVQPMLSGKRVVSTHTTGMSTIQVFR from the coding sequence ATGAGCGAAACGAACGATGAGTCGCGGTCTTGGATTGCGCAAGTTCCCCTGCAAGTTTACGGTGGCTTGCTTGCCTACTTTGCGGTGCTGTTCTGCTTACTGGACTTGCAGACCTTGTGGCTGGATGAACTGCTGCAGTTGCTTGGGACTCATTCCGGTACCTTTGAGCATGTGGATGTGATTACCCGGACCGGAGTGGCCAGCGTGCCGCTGGGCTGGATGCCGCAGTTGCTGGCGATTCGCATCCTGGGCTACTCGGTGGAGGTGGCTCGCCTGCCATCGGTGCTTTTTAGTGTGGCGCTTGGCTTCACCGTGTATCTGACGGCGAGAGAGCTGCGGATACGCTACCCACTCCTCGCCACCTCGATCCTCTTATTGCTTCCCCTTCAGTTCCGTTATGCCATCGAGGCCCGCCCGTATCTGCAAGCGCTGTTTCTTAGTGCGCTCGCCAGCTACCTTTTCTTGCGGATCCTGAGATCGGCATCTCTTTCTTGGTACTTTGCATATCTCCTGGTCTTGATCGCCGGCCTCTATTCGCAGCCCTTCACCATCTTCACTGCGTGCTCCCATGTGGCCTGGCTTTTGCTGTGGTGTCGGAATCCGAAGCTGCTGGTGCAGATCGGTGGCGCTGTTCTCCTCGCGCTCCTCTCCTTTCTGCCCTGGTACTTGTATGCCTCGCCAATGTGGCAGAAAGTGATCCAGGCGGAAGGGTTTCATCTGTCGGTGTCGGCGAAGATCCCGTTGATGATTCTGCGGGAGTTGACCGGTGCTGGCTATCTGGGCGCGCTGTGTCTGATTGGACTGGCAGGCTATGGCCTCAGGCAAGGCGCGATGCGGCTTGAGTTCCGGCGGCTCCTGCTTGTATCCTCAATCCTGCCAATCTTCTGTGTGGTGAGTGTCGATGCGACGTTCAGCTATTTTCTCGCGATCCGGCAGATGAGCTTCATTCTTCCGCCGCTGGTCTTGCTGGCAGCAGAAGGCCTGAGCGGAATTCTCCAGTCGCCGAGGCGTAAGTTGGGTCTGGCGTTGTTGGGTCTGCTGCTTCTGATCTTTATGATTGCCAATGTCCAATGGCTTCGAAAGCCGCGAGAGAATTGGGCGCTCGCCGCCGCAACCATGCACCAATCGCAAGTGGAGCATGCTGCTTGTACGGTGGCGGTTCCAGCCACCACACTTCCCGTCTATGCTCTCTTTGAGGCGAGCCTGTTGGAGCGCGCTTGCACGCCAGACCGCGTACCGGCTGGGAATGTGGTCCTGGCCACATCACCTTATGCGTCGGAGACAGACAAGAAGAATGTGCAGCCGATGCTGAGCGGAAAGCGAGTTGTTTCCACCCACACTACTGGCATGAGTACGATCCAGGTATTCCGCTAA
- a CDS encoding carboxypeptidase regulatory-like domain-containing protein: MLRFVALSLLFCLSLAAQEFRSTLSGRVTDPSGASIPGAKVVAIETNTGAKSEATTSQEGEYSLPFLAPGPYRLSVDADGFKKYSQSGIQISTNQRLSQDVVLQVGSQGESVTITADVSLLSTATASVGQVISSNQIETMPMNGRTALTLAQLAYGVTPASDPRFTRPFDNGGPAGISMGGGQAQSNELLLDGAPDMTRNRRVAYNPPVDAVSEVKVEAFQPDAAYGNTGGGTVNVVMKGGTNTFHGTLYEFNQVSALKATPFFTNAANQKKPTTRFNQYGGSIGGPIWIPKIVNGRNRLFFFFTYEGIKQSEPEPTFSTVATDAQKKGDFSALLPQGITIYDPNTGVLNGSVITRQPFPGNLIPTDRISPIATKILSYSPTPNAAGSNIGENNRFDNAVRSDNFTSYLGRFDWNISDRHKLFFNMRNNDRIENRGNRYNNIISGNYLARINWGALLDDVYTATPTLLFNTRMNWNRFNEGNSKPSAGFDPTTLGLPAYIKANSTKLVFPNISFANFTSYGTNGGDVTPFDTYQIFENVTKILNTHTVKFGGDIRKQIESSNSFGNSSGNFVFNADWTKQASNAAAAKIGQDMAALLLGLPTGGNYQVNASRTNQAYYYAFFVQDDWRARKNLTFNIGLRYEAETGTTERFNRTIAGFDPNAKNSVTDAAVANYAASPSALLPPSAFTARGGVYFAQPGKNTIYDPYRYGFSPRFGFSWQPGSLKGLVVRGGVGLYIGTFGTFGIQQPGFSRQTDLVSASGGVYLNPIATLADPFPSGILQPVGNRQGLDTFLGQSIQYVERKLGNPQTWRWSFNVQKSVGQNSVFEIGYMGSSAIRIAENRLASSNAPYLNFVPNQYLSTSPLRDPARITLLTTPIANPFRNLLPNTSLNGSTINQENILRAYPQYSGDGGVALDGRLSGYSNFHMLQTRYEKRFSSGLQFLANYQWSKFMEATSRLNFGDSKMAYRVANEDRPHRFVFSGSYELPFGKGKTFASSVNGFVDRVISGWQFNTIYSIQSGSPVEFGNVIHYGGDLQWNARGLSKAFDTTRFETAAAAQLDRNIRTFPQSFPAYRADKVNNIDLSMIKNIRIVERFTVQLRVESFNAFNHTIFNGPELSPTSGNFGKITSASNLPRAYQLALRLRW, translated from the coding sequence ATGTTGCGCTTTGTTGCGTTGTCCCTCCTTTTCTGCCTATCGCTAGCGGCCCAGGAGTTCCGCTCTACGTTGTCCGGCCGCGTTACCGATCCCTCCGGCGCTTCCATTCCAGGGGCCAAAGTCGTGGCGATAGAAACCAATACCGGGGCAAAGTCAGAAGCAACGACCAGCCAGGAAGGCGAGTACAGTCTTCCCTTCCTCGCCCCCGGCCCTTACCGGTTAAGTGTGGACGCAGATGGATTCAAGAAGTACAGCCAAAGCGGGATCCAGATCAGCACCAACCAGCGCCTCTCCCAGGATGTAGTGTTGCAGGTGGGGAGCCAGGGCGAATCCGTCACCATCACTGCCGATGTCAGCTTGTTGTCCACGGCAACAGCGAGCGTCGGCCAGGTGATCTCCTCGAATCAGATTGAGACCATGCCAATGAATGGCCGCACCGCGCTCACCTTGGCCCAGCTTGCCTATGGGGTCACGCCCGCAAGCGACCCACGCTTTACGCGCCCTTTTGACAATGGCGGGCCCGCCGGAATCTCAATGGGCGGCGGCCAGGCACAGTCGAATGAGCTCTTGCTCGACGGTGCGCCCGATATGACCCGCAACCGGCGCGTCGCCTACAACCCTCCGGTGGACGCGGTCTCCGAGGTGAAGGTGGAAGCCTTCCAGCCCGACGCCGCTTACGGCAATACGGGAGGCGGTACCGTGAACGTCGTCATGAAAGGCGGCACGAATACCTTCCATGGCACGCTTTACGAGTTCAACCAGGTCTCCGCCCTGAAAGCGACTCCATTCTTTACCAACGCGGCAAACCAGAAGAAGCCGACGACGCGCTTTAACCAGTACGGCGGATCCATCGGCGGCCCCATCTGGATTCCAAAAATCGTGAATGGCCGCAACCGGCTGTTCTTCTTCTTTACCTACGAGGGAATCAAGCAGAGCGAGCCCGAGCCCACTTTTTCCACCGTCGCGACCGATGCGCAGAAGAAGGGCGACTTCAGCGCGCTACTGCCCCAGGGCATCACGATCTACGATCCGAATACCGGCGTTCTCAATGGTTCCGTCATCACCCGGCAGCCCTTCCCAGGCAATCTCATCCCGACAGACCGCATCAGTCCCATTGCAACCAAGATTCTGAGCTACTCCCCCACGCCCAACGCCGCGGGGAGCAATATTGGCGAAAACAACCGCTTTGACAACGCAGTGCGCAGCGATAACTTCACCAGCTACCTGGGCCGCTTCGACTGGAACATCAGCGACCGGCACAAGCTGTTCTTCAACATGAGGAACAATGACCGCATCGAGAACCGCGGCAATCGCTACAACAACATCATCAGTGGCAACTACCTGGCGCGTATCAACTGGGGTGCGCTGCTCGACGATGTCTACACCGCCACACCCACGCTGCTATTCAACACGCGCATGAACTGGAATCGCTTTAATGAAGGCAACAGCAAGCCAAGTGCCGGTTTCGACCCCACCACACTCGGCCTGCCTGCTTACATCAAAGCCAACAGTACGAAGCTCGTCTTCCCGAATATCAGCTTCGCCAACTTCACAAGCTATGGAACGAATGGTGGCGACGTCACGCCCTTTGACACCTATCAGATCTTCGAGAATGTCACCAAGATCCTCAACACACATACGGTCAAGTTCGGCGGCGATATCCGGAAGCAGATCGAGAGTTCCAACAGCTTTGGAAACTCGAGCGGCAACTTTGTATTCAATGCCGATTGGACCAAGCAGGCCTCCAACGCTGCCGCCGCAAAGATCGGTCAGGACATGGCAGCCTTACTGCTCGGCCTCCCCACAGGGGGAAACTATCAAGTCAATGCGAGCCGCACAAACCAGGCCTACTACTATGCTTTCTTCGTCCAGGACGATTGGCGGGCCCGCAAGAACCTGACCTTCAACATCGGTCTTCGTTACGAAGCAGAGACAGGCACAACCGAGCGATTCAATCGCACCATCGCTGGCTTTGATCCGAATGCCAAGAACAGCGTCACGGATGCCGCAGTCGCCAACTACGCAGCCAGTCCGAGTGCACTCTTGCCCCCATCCGCCTTTACCGCACGGGGCGGAGTCTATTTCGCCCAGCCAGGCAAGAACACAATCTACGATCCCTATCGATACGGATTCTCCCCCCGCTTTGGCTTCAGCTGGCAACCGGGCAGCCTGAAAGGGTTGGTTGTGCGCGGAGGAGTTGGCCTCTATATCGGTACCTTCGGCACCTTCGGAATCCAGCAGCCCGGCTTCAGCCGCCAAACCGATCTCGTCTCTGCCTCAGGGGGTGTCTACCTGAATCCCATCGCCACCTTGGCCGATCCCTTCCCCAGCGGCATCCTACAGCCGGTCGGCAATCGCCAAGGCCTTGATACTTTCTTAGGCCAGAGCATCCAGTATGTGGAGAGGAAGCTCGGCAATCCACAAACCTGGCGCTGGAGCTTCAATGTGCAAAAGAGTGTCGGCCAGAACTCGGTCTTTGAAATCGGATACATGGGCAGCTCGGCCATTCGCATCGCGGAAAACCGATTGGCCAGCTCGAATGCGCCCTATCTGAACTTCGTGCCCAACCAGTACCTCAGCACAAGTCCGCTGCGCGATCCGGCGCGAATCACCTTACTCACAACGCCCATCGCAAACCCGTTCCGGAATCTGTTGCCCAATACTTCACTCAACGGCAGCACGATCAATCAGGAAAACATTCTGCGCGCCTATCCCCAATACAGCGGAGATGGCGGCGTTGCTCTCGATGGAAGACTGAGCGGCTACTCCAACTTCCACATGCTGCAAACTCGCTATGAGAAACGCTTCTCGAGCGGCCTACAGTTCCTCGCCAATTACCAATGGTCAAAGTTTATGGAAGCAACTTCACGCCTGAACTTTGGCGACTCGAAGATGGCATATCGCGTTGCCAATGAAGACCGGCCGCATCGCTTCGTCTTCAGCGGCAGTTACGAGCTTCCCTTCGGCAAAGGCAAAACATTTGCCAGTAGTGTAAATGGCTTCGTCGATCGTGTCATCAGCGGTTGGCAGTTCAATACGATCTACAGCATCCAGAGCGGCTCACCAGTTGAATTTGGAAATGTGATTCATTACGGCGGCGACCTGCAGTGGAATGCTCGTGGCCTCAGCAAAGCCTTTGACACGACACGCTTTGAAACAGCCGCAGCAGCGCAGTTGGATCGCAACATCCGCACTTTCCCGCAATCGTTTCCAGCCTACCGTGCCGACAAGGTCAACAACATCGACCTCAGCATGATCAAGAACATCCGCATCGTCGAGCGCTTCACCGTGCAATTGCGAGTGGAGTCCTTCAATGCCTTCAATCACACCATCTTCAATGGTCCAGAGCTTTCCCCCACCAGCGGAAACTTCGGCAAGATTACGAGTGCATCCAATCTGCCCAGAGCCTACCAGCTCGCACTGCGGCTCCGCTGGTAG
- the smc gene encoding chromosome segregation protein SMC: MLKLKRLELQGFKSFCDRTEMRFPGEGVAAIVGPNGCGKSNLSDAISWVLGEQSAKSLRGGRMEDVIFAGTRDRKPLGMASVTMTMVDPDGSYLEKVLPSEKPENVDPEAPPKPKTSREITITRRLYRSGDSEYLIDGKLARLRDIQDVFMGSGLGPESYAIIEQGRIGQILSNKPMDRRSIIEEAAGITKFKTRRRLAESRLESARQNLNRVFDILEEVGRQVNSLKRQAAKAKRYDELKTELDTHIKLVLSNRFRYLEREATKVALELNESTNAYTELATNLSTKDADQQKLQARFYEIESALTASRKQLAELRLEAERTRGRLGSQSQQIANIDQRLTQNEGEVTSLEARLTELKTEFEAAQKESAELEQQAVQLRAQVAEKTSQRDTMSQQLRERSSQLERNRQQVFSLLGEVNRLRNQLTQVETQQQGVTKNTERSTREETEAQAESERLELVRAELSEKLNARQMTLEGLADRRKYIETELNTRRQEVNDTRRQQDILRTETSRLKARRDSLEDIINHRSYTTDSVKKLFTAIGKGQATGLKPMGVLADFIEVDASYEKAAEEFLVEELEYVVVEQWNDAQRGITLMKQDLEGRATFLVHPAPEANFSRGRVQEPPVGPETGIVGRLSDVLKMTNGFKYAPAELLPRVTRCFLAQDHQAAQRLALQYPDVYFLLPDGVCYHGYAVTGGKKSSSGPLALKRELKELNAQHHVKQLELEQSNTRLQQLEGEQTALAADLEKLRQEQQQEEKGALVLDQEQRQLATDLQRSARFLSNARVELDRLANEAKRLAALRETLETGSAEKDAARVALEAALEAERGALVELQQQFNSMNEEHSTLRAQLASVDERLRSANGAVQRLNNSLIEQGRRREYLSSEMERLGVNRAQLLNDNIELDAKATSLAASIETAGVEVTNLTKSEEEIRAQLAALEEDLRGLRQNAAVLSDKRQQAEVELVRKQSDMKHLEEMCQKELGMAVAELAAGDEAVLDETQLAEAEEKYTEVRRKIEALGPVNPDALAEFEESQQRYDFLNAQRQDLLDSIRDTEKAIQEIDTESKKRFQEAFDKINEYFRGTYQILFSGGSGEMRLTDPTNVNESGIDIIASPPGKRLQNVLLLSGGERAMTAMALLMAIFKFQPSPFCVLDEVDAPLDEANIIRLTKLVKEMSNNTQFIFITHAKRTMEASSSMYGVTMQEPGVSKLVSVKFNGGADRPSTPIPPPSQDMAVTA; the protein is encoded by the coding sequence TTGCTCAAACTGAAACGGCTCGAATTGCAGGGCTTCAAGTCCTTCTGCGATCGAACGGAGATGCGCTTCCCCGGCGAAGGCGTAGCTGCGATCGTGGGTCCAAATGGCTGCGGCAAATCGAATCTGAGTGACGCCATCAGCTGGGTATTGGGCGAGCAATCGGCCAAAAGCTTGCGCGGTGGCCGCATGGAAGACGTCATCTTCGCGGGCACCAGGGACCGCAAACCGCTCGGCATGGCCAGTGTCACCATGACCATGGTGGACCCCGATGGTTCCTATCTCGAGAAAGTTCTGCCCAGCGAGAAGCCGGAGAATGTCGATCCGGAAGCTCCTCCCAAGCCCAAAACTTCACGTGAAATCACCATCACTCGCCGTCTTTACCGTTCGGGCGACAGCGAATACTTGATCGATGGCAAGCTGGCCCGCCTGCGCGACATCCAGGATGTCTTCATGGGCTCCGGTCTGGGACCAGAAAGCTACGCGATCATCGAGCAGGGCCGCATCGGGCAAATTCTCTCGAATAAACCGATGGACCGGCGTTCGATCATTGAAGAAGCCGCCGGCATTACGAAATTTAAGACCCGTCGCCGTTTGGCCGAGAGCCGTTTGGAGAGCGCCCGTCAGAATCTGAATCGCGTTTTCGACATTCTCGAAGAAGTGGGCCGGCAGGTGAACAGCTTGAAGCGCCAGGCCGCCAAAGCAAAGCGCTATGACGAGTTGAAGACTGAGCTCGATACGCACATCAAGCTCGTGCTCTCCAATCGATTCCGTTACCTTGAGCGCGAGGCGACCAAGGTCGCTCTCGAGCTAAACGAATCGACCAACGCCTACACCGAACTGGCAACCAATCTATCGACCAAAGATGCGGACCAGCAGAAGTTGCAGGCTCGTTTTTATGAGATCGAATCTGCTCTCACGGCCTCGCGTAAGCAGCTTGCCGAACTGCGTCTTGAAGCCGAGCGTACGCGTGGGCGGTTGGGAAGCCAGTCGCAGCAGATCGCCAATATTGACCAGCGCCTGACCCAGAACGAAGGCGAAGTGACTTCGCTCGAAGCCCGCCTGACGGAGCTGAAAACCGAGTTTGAAGCGGCGCAGAAAGAGAGCGCCGAGCTCGAGCAGCAGGCTGTCCAGCTTCGCGCCCAGGTTGCGGAAAAGACCAGCCAGCGCGACACGATGTCGCAACAGCTCCGCGAACGCTCGAGCCAGTTGGAACGCAATCGCCAGCAGGTGTTCAGCCTTCTGGGCGAAGTGAATCGTCTGCGGAACCAGCTGACGCAGGTGGAAACGCAGCAGCAGGGCGTGACGAAGAACACTGAGCGCTCCACTCGCGAAGAAACCGAAGCGCAGGCAGAATCGGAACGTCTCGAACTGGTGCGCGCCGAACTCAGCGAGAAGCTGAACGCCCGCCAGATGACCCTCGAAGGGCTGGCCGACCGGCGCAAGTACATCGAAACCGAATTGAACACGCGCCGGCAGGAAGTGAACGACACGCGTCGCCAGCAGGACATTCTGCGCACCGAGACTTCCCGTCTGAAGGCCCGCCGCGATTCGCTCGAAGACATCATCAACCATCGCAGCTACACCACCGATTCGGTGAAGAAACTCTTCACCGCCATTGGTAAGGGACAGGCCACTGGCTTGAAGCCGATGGGCGTACTCGCCGACTTCATCGAAGTGGATGCTTCCTATGAAAAGGCGGCCGAAGAGTTTCTGGTCGAAGAGCTGGAATACGTGGTGGTCGAGCAGTGGAATGACGCCCAGCGCGGCATCACGCTGATGAAGCAGGACCTCGAAGGCCGCGCAACTTTCCTTGTGCATCCCGCTCCCGAAGCGAACTTCAGCCGCGGCCGTGTGCAGGAGCCGCCCGTCGGTCCTGAGACTGGCATCGTCGGCCGTCTGAGCGATGTGCTCAAGATGACTAACGGCTTCAAGTACGCGCCTGCGGAGTTGCTGCCCCGCGTTACCCGCTGCTTCCTCGCGCAGGATCATCAGGCCGCACAGCGCCTGGCGCTGCAATATCCGGATGTCTATTTCCTGCTGCCCGATGGCGTTTGCTATCACGGCTATGCGGTGACGGGTGGTAAGAAGAGCTCCAGTGGTCCGCTCGCGCTGAAGCGCGAATTGAAGGAGCTCAACGCCCAGCATCATGTGAAGCAACTGGAGCTCGAGCAGAGCAACACGCGCCTGCAGCAGTTGGAAGGCGAGCAGACGGCTCTTGCCGCCGATCTCGAAAAGCTGAGGCAGGAGCAACAGCAGGAAGAGAAGGGCGCGCTCGTTCTCGATCAGGAACAGCGCCAGTTGGCGACCGATCTGCAACGCTCAGCCCGCTTCCTGTCCAATGCCCGCGTCGAACTGGACCGCTTGGCCAATGAGGCCAAGCGCCTAGCCGCGTTGCGCGAGACTCTTGAAACCGGCAGCGCCGAAAAGGATGCCGCACGGGTGGCCCTCGAAGCTGCTCTGGAAGCAGAACGCGGTGCGCTTGTGGAATTGCAGCAGCAGTTCAACAGCATGAACGAAGAGCACTCGACGCTCCGTGCCCAACTGGCCAGCGTCGACGAGCGTCTGCGCAGCGCGAACGGCGCCGTACAACGTCTGAATAATTCGTTGATCGAACAGGGCCGCCGCCGCGAGTACCTGTCTTCTGAGATGGAGCGCCTCGGCGTCAATCGAGCGCAGTTGTTGAACGACAACATCGAGCTCGATGCGAAGGCGACTTCTCTTGCCGCCAGCATTGAAACCGCTGGTGTCGAAGTGACGAATCTGACCAAGTCAGAAGAAGAGATTCGCGCCCAGCTTGCTGCCTTGGAAGAGGACTTGCGCGGGTTGCGGCAGAACGCAGCCGTTCTTTCCGACAAGCGGCAGCAGGCCGAAGTTGAACTCGTGCGCAAGCAGAGCGACATGAAGCATCTCGAGGAGATGTGCCAGAAGGAACTGGGCATGGCCGTCGCCGAACTTGCTGCCGGTGACGAAGCGGTGCTCGATGAAACGCAGCTCGCGGAAGCCGAAGAAAAGTACACCGAAGTGCGCCGCAAGATCGAAGCGCTGGGCCCGGTCAACCCGGATGCACTCGCCGAATTCGAAGAGTCCCAGCAGCGCTATGACTTCTTGAACGCGCAGCGGCAGGATCTTCTCGATTCGATCCGCGATACCGAAAAGGCGATCCAGGAAATCGACACGGAATCAAAGAAGCGCTTCCAGGAAGCCTTCGACAAGATCAACGAGTATTTCCGTGGCACCTACCAGATTCTGTTCAGCGGCGGCTCTGGTGAGATGCGTCTCACCGACCCAACGAACGTCAATGAGAGCGGTATCGACATCATCGCCTCGCCCCCGGGCAAGCGGCTGCAGAACGTGCTGCTGCTGAGCGGTGGCGAGCGCGCCATGACCGCCATGGCCCTGCTGATGGCCATCTTCAAGTTCCAGCCCAGTCCGTTCTGCGTCCTCGACGAAGTCGATGCGCCGCTCGACGAGGCGAACATCATTCGCCTCACCAAGCTGGTCAAGGAGATGTCGAACAACACCCAGTTCATCTTCATCACCCACGCCAAGCGCACCATGGAGGCTTCGTCCAGCATGTACGGAGTGACCATGCAGGAGCCCGGCGTCTCGAAGCTGGTGAGCGTCAAGTTTAACGGTGGTGCGGACCGTCCGTCCACCCCGATTCCACCCCCCAGCCAGGACATGGCCGTTACGGCGTAG